The Streptomyces sp. NBC_01298 genome contains the following window.
ATACGGCCGCGGGGTGGACAACCAATCATCCCATGATTCTATGATGGTTGTATGCCCGACGAAGAAGTCCAGACCCTGAACCGGCCCCAGGCCGCCCGCACGGCTGCCCCGCGGTCCCTTCCCGCCCCCGCCGCCGCCCCGCAGCCGGCGTGGCTCGGACCCGTGCTCCTCGTCGGCATCGTGCTGGCCGCCCTCAACCTGCGGCCCGCCATCACCAGCCTCGGCGCCCTGTTCGAGGAGACCCGCGAGGGCCTCGGCATGAGCGGGACCGTCGCCGGACTCGTCACCTCCGTACCCGCCCTCTGCTTCGCCGTCTTCGGCGTCACCGCGCCCCGGCTCTCCCGCCGCTTCGGCCCGGCCGCCGTCGTCTGCGCCGGCATGGCCGCCGTCGCCGCGGGCCTGCTGATCCGGCCCTTCGCCACCAACGCCGCCGGATTCCTCGCGGCCAGCGCCCTGACCCTGGCGGGCATAGCCCTGACCAACGTGCTGCTCCCGGTCATCGTCAAGCGCTGGTTCCCCGACCGGGTCGGCACCATGACGGGGCTCTACTCCATGGCCCTGGCCGCCGGCACCTCGCTCGCCGCCGCCGCGACCGTCCCGATGACCCGGGGCCTCGGCGGCAGCTGGCGCACCGGCCTGCTGGTCTGGGCCTTCCTCGCCCTGGTCGCCGTCCTGCCCTGGCTGGCCATCGCCGCGGCGGCCCGCAAGGAGAAGGCCGCGGCCACCGGCGTACCCGCCGCCCGCCCCGACGCCGGACCCGGCGTCGTGCGCAGCCGCACCGCGTGGGCCCTCGCCTGCTACTTCGGGCTCCAGGCCACGGGCGCGTACATCACCATGGGCTGGCTCCCGCAGATCTTCCGCGACGCCGGGGTCTCCGCCTCCACCGCGGGCATCCTGCTCGCCGTCACCATGGTCATGGGCGTCCCGCTGGCCTTCATCATCCCCGGCCTGGCGGGCCGGATGAAGAACCAGGGGCCCATCGCGGTCGTCCTCGGCCTCTTCGGCCTCGCCGGCTACCTCGGGCTCTACTTCGCCCCCGCCGCCGGGGCCTGGGCCTGGGTCCTGATGCTCGGCGTCTCCAACTGCGCCTTCCCGCTCGTCATCACGATGATCGGGCTGCGCGCCAAGTCCCCGGCGGGCGTGGTCAAGCTCTCCGCCTTCGCCCAGAGCACCGGGTACCTCATCTCCATCCCCGGACCGCTCGTCGTCGGCGTCCTCTACCAGCACAGCGGCGGCTGGGACCTTCCCCTCGCCCTGATGGCCGGTCTGCTCGTCCCGCAGATCGTGCTCGGGATCCTCGCGGGCCGGGACCGCACGATCGAGGACGAATGCGGCATGCGAGACTGATCGGCATGTCGCCCGTACTTGAACCGAACCCCCAGAACGGCCACCGCAAGCTCGGCCTCGTGCTGGGCGCGATGCTCCTGGTGACCGTGGTCATCGCCGTCATCGCGACCCTCGCCTCCCCGTAGGAGCGTCGTGGGGGTGGGGTTAACCCCCCAACCCCTAGGGGGTCAGGCTCAGGGACATCTGGGGTGCGTCCCGGATGGGAACCGCCAGCTCGAATCCTTAGATTCGAAGAGCAAGAGCGAGCCCGTCCGACGCACCCACGGAGGCGGCCATGTCGGCCCCCACGCAGCTGGCCCCCACAGGCCAGGCCCCCCGCCACCGGTCCTCTCCCCGCGCCGCCGGGGCCGAGGCCCGGCTGCCCTGGTGGGCGCTCGCCCTGCCCGCCCTCGGATTCGGCCTCCTGCTCATACTCCTCGCCGGATCCGGCCCGGCCCACGCGGCCTCCGGCGACGGCTCCGTGCTCGTCCACGTCACCGAACGGCTGCTGAGCGCCGTCGGCTGACGAGGCGCCAGCCACGGGGAGCCCGCCCGCGCGGCCGCGCGCCGGGGTGCGCCCCACACCCGCCACACCTGCGGGGGGACCCTCTCAACACCCTGCGCCCCGTGGCTCGATTCATGCGAAGCTGGGAGCCATGAGCGCCGACACACCCCGCAGGATCGTCCTCCTCCGGCACGCCAAGGCCGAATGGTCGGACGGCACGGACCACGACCGCCCCCTGGCGGAGCGAGGCCGTCACGACGCCCCGGCCGCGGGCCAGAAGCTGGCCCAGACCGGCATCACCTTCGACCTGGCCCTCTGCTCCAGTGCGGCCCGGACCAGGGAGACCTGGAAGCTGGCCGTCCAGGAGCTGCCGCACCGGCCGAAGACCACGTACGAGGAACGGCTCTACGAGGCCTCGCTGGGCGAGCTCATCGCCCTGGTCAACGAGACCTCCGACGAGGTCGAGAACCTCCTCGTCATCGGCCACAACCCCGGCATGCACGCCCTGGCCGACGCCCTCGCCGGGAGCGCGCAGGGCGATGCGCTCGCCCGGATGAACCGCAGCGGCTTCCCGACCTCCGGGATCGCCGTCGTCTCCTTCACCGGCTCGTGGAAGTCCGTGGAACACGGAGTGGGCACCCTGCTGGACTTCTGGACCCCGCACGGCTGACACGCTCGCCCCGCCGACCACACCGACCCATACCGGCCACGCCGACGCGGCGGGCCCCGGCACTGTGGAAGTGCCGGGGCCCGCCGCCTCGTAGGAAGCCGGACGTCTTCGTCACGCCAGGTCGGCGGCCTCTACCTCTTCGCGGGTGATCCCGAGCAGGTAGAGCACCGCGTCCAGGAAGGGCACGTTCACCGCGGTGTGCGCTGCCTGGCGGACCACCGGCTTGGCACAGAAGGCCACGCCCAGCCCGGCGGCGTTCAGCATGTCCAGGTCGTTGGCACCGTCGCCGATGGCCACCGTCTGGGCCAGCGGTACGCCGGCCTCCGCGGCGAAGCGGCGCAGCAGCCGGGCCTTGCCGGCCCGGTCCACGATCTCTCCGGTGACCTTGCCCGTCAGCTTTCCGTCGACGATCTCCAGGGTGTTGGCCGAGGCGAAGTCCAGCCCGAGCCGCTCCCGCAGATCGTCCGTCACCTGCGTGAACCCGCCGGACACCACGCCCACCTGGTACCCGAGGCGCTTGAGCGTACGGATCAGGGTCCGCGCACCCGGAGTGAGGCGCACCTCGGAGCGGACCTTGTCCACCACGGAGGCGTCCAGCCCCGCCAGCAGCGCGACCCGGGCGTGCAGGGACTGCTCGAAGTCCAGCTCCCCGCGCATGGCCCGCTCGGTCACCTCGGCGACCTCGGCCTCACAGCCGGCGTGCGCGGCGAAGAGCTCGATGACCTCGTCCTGGATCAGGGTCGAGTCCACGTCCATGACGACGAGGCGCTGGGCCCGCCGGTGCAGCCCGGCCGAGACCACGGCCACGTCGACGCCGATCTGCGCGGCGGCGGTGGCCAGCGCCGTGCGCAGCGGCTCGGTCGCGGTGCCGGAGACGGCGAACTCCACGGCCGTCACCGGATACTTCGCGAGCCGGAAGATGCGGTCGATGTTGCCGCCGGTCGAGGTGATCCGCGCGGCGATGGCGGCCGTGGACTCGGCGGTGAGCGGATGCCCGAGCACGGTGACGTGCGAACGGCCACTTCCGCGCGGCCGGTTGTCACCGGTGCCGGAGAGGATCTCGGCCTGCAGTTTGAGGGACTCGGCCCAGCTGTGGACAGTGGCCCGCAGCTCGCCCTCGGTGCCGGCCGTCGGGTGGGTGACGAGGGCGCACAGGACGATGCGGCCCCGGGTGACGACCTGCTCGATGTCGACGACGTCGACGGAGTAGGCGGCGAGGGTGTCGAACAGCCCGGCGGTGATCCCGGGACGGTCCTTGCCGAAGATCTTGACGAGGAGGGTGGGGACGTCGGAGGTCTGCGAAGCGCTCATGGTGCCCTCACCGTATCTTCCCCGCCCCCGGCTCAGGACCCCCGTCCCACCCTCCGGGACCGGATGTCAGCGGTGCACGAGCAGGGCGACGGAAATGCCGGAGACCTGCCGGTAGCTCTTCTGCGCGTACCGGTCCTGGAGGACCTTGGCGTAGGGGGGCGGCAGGGTCGAGAAGGGGTCGCCGCCGTCATCCTTGGAGACCAGCCAGATCCGCGGGGGCGCGACGGCGTCCAGCGTCGCGGCGGGGTCGGTGGACAGGGTCGGCCACAGGTCGTTGAGCTGTTCGCCGCTCTGGCCCGTCAGCATGTCCCGCAGGTGGACGCGCGACGGCAGGTAGTACGCGACACCGGTGTCCACGCCCCACCACGGGGAGAACTGCTGCTGCCCGTACGCCGCCGCGTCGCCCGGCTTGTAGCCCGCCGCGACGATCTCCGCCGCCGCCCGGTAGTCCAGCGGCGTGAACCAGGTGACCGGCTCGGGGTAGGTGTACGCGCCGTGCGAGAGCGGCCCGTGCACGGCCACGTGGTCCGGGGCCACCAGCACCACCACCGCCAGCAGCGCCGCCACCGTCCCGCGCACCCGGACCAGCGCGAGGCCGGCGCCGGCCAGCACCGCCCACGCGGGCAGTACGAAGAACAGGTACTTCGGCATGAAGTAGGAGACGTCGGCCCGCTGCGAGATCGCCCACAGCGCGAGGACCGGCAGCAGCGCCGAGACCGTGCCGAAGAGCACCGACCGCCTGCGGTCGCTGCCCCAGGCGAGCGCGGCGGCCAGGAACAGCACCGCAGCCATCGCCGTGCTGGAGAAGATCTGCGGCCAGACCTCCGCCAGGTCGCCCGGCCGCGGCTTGGCTATCCACCCGATCTGCCGGCCGGCCTGCCCCTCGCCCAGCGTGATCAGCGGGTAGGTGCAGGCCACGCCCAGTCCGGCCGCCAGGACGAAGCCGACGGGGATCCGCCACTGGCTCCGCTCCTTCCACCAGTACAGGGCGACGCCGACCGCGTGGGCGCCGAGGAAGACCAGCGACACCAGGTGGAAGTAGCCGGCGGCCGCCACCGAGGCCCCGTAGCAGAGCCAGCGCACCGGGCCGGGCCGCTCCAGGGCGCGCAGCAGCAGGAGCAGCGCCGCTGCCGCGACCAGCACCACGAAGGCGTACGACCGGGCCTCCTGCGCGTACCGGGTGACGGACGGGATCAGCGCGAAGAGGAGGCCGCCGGTCAGTCCGGCGCGCGCACCGAACATCCGCTTGCCGGCGAGCGCCGCGCAGGCCGCCGAGGCGGCCATCGCCAGCACGGTGGGGAGCCGGAGCATCGCGGGGGAGTCGCCGAAGAGACCGATCCAGTAGTGCAGCAGCAGGTAGTAGGCGCCGTGCACGGCGTCCACGTTCTGCAGCATGGCCAGCAGCGCGCCCACGGGACGGCGGACCACCGTGAGGGTCGCCAGCTCGTCGTGCCACAGCACCGGGGTGCTGATCCGGTACAGGCCGGCGCCGAGGGTGGCCAGCGCGGGCAGCAGCCAGACCAGCGCGGCAGCCGGGCCCTGCCGCAGCGCCCGGCGGGCCCTGAGGGCGGAGCTCCGGGGGCCGGGCGGCGGAGGTCGCTCGGTCTCGGTCCGCGCGGCGTGGTCTGTACGCGTCATTGCAGTCCTGGGGGGTGGAGCGGGGGCGTGGGGGAGCGGACGTCCATGGTCCGATAACCATTGTGTCGGGACCGGCGAGCGTACGCCGAAACCGGCCGTTCCGGCTGTCAGGGCCGTCCTGCCGGGCGGACCTGTCCCGATCCGAGGGCGAGGCCCGGCCCGCACGCGGGCGAGAAGTCCCCTTATCGCACTCTCCGGGTGTCTTTCGGCCCCCTCCGTCCGTCCTTTCGGACACCCCCGGCGGGGCCGGATTCCCCTTGTGGCCGTGCGCCTGAAATAGTTCCCCCGGATGTTCGCCATCCCTAGACTCCCTGACGTCATGGGGGATTCTCGGGGGACTTAAGTGGGGCTGGAGTGCCGGAACTCGTACTGGAATTGAATGGAAGGACCTGGACGCTCGATTCGTCCAGGTCGTACTCGCTGGGGCGCGATCCCCAGGGAGATGTGGTGATCGATGATGCCCGGGTGTCGTGGCGGCACGCCACCATCGCCTGGAACGGGCGAGGTTGGGGAATCGAGGACCACGGCAGCACCAACGGCACGTACGTGCGCGGGGCGCGGGTCCAGCACGCCGAGCTCGTACCCGGCACGCCGGTGCACCTGGGCAACGCCACCGACGGGCCGAGGCTGAACCCCGTCGCGGGCGCGGCCGCCCCGGCGCCGCAGCCGGCGGCCGCCCAGGCGTACGCGCAGCAGCCGCAGGCGCAGCAGGCGCAGCCGCAGGCCTGGGAACAGCAGGTGCAGCAGGCCCCGCCGTTCCCGCAGCAGCAGGCCCAGCAGCCGCACCAGGCGCAGCCGTTCCCGCAGCAGCAGGCTCAGCAGCACCAGCCGCCCCAGCAGCAGGGCGGCGGCGGTACCCCGGGCTACGGCGACCACCGCAGCCCGACGACGTTCCACCAGCTCGCGCTGGGCCACGTCATGCGCATCGGCCGTGCGCTGGAGAACGAACTGGTGGTCTCCGACCTCCAGGTCTCCCGCCACCACGCCGAGTTCCACTCGATGCCGGGCGGCCGCTTCGAGATCCGCGACCTCGGCAGCCACAACGGCACCTACGTCAACGGCCAGCCGCTGGCGAAGTCGGGCACCGCGCTGCTCGGCCCGAACGACATCGTCGGCGTCGGCCACTCGACTTTCCGGATCGTCGGCGACCGCCTCGAGGAGTTCGTCGACACCGGTGACGTCTCCTTCTCGGCCCGCCACCTCACGGTCACGGTCGACGGCGGCAAGCAGATCCTCAAGGACGTCACCTTCGGCGTCCCCGAGAAGTCGCTGATCGGCGTCATCGGCCCCTCCGGCTCCGGCAAGTCGACGCTGCTCAAGGCACTGACCGGCTACCGTCCGGCCAACCAGGGCGACGTCCTGTACGACAACCGCAACCTGTACAAGCAGTTCGCGGAGCTCCGCCAGCGCATCGGCCTGGTCCCGCAGGACGACATCCTGCACAAGGAGCTGCGGGTCCGCACCGCCCTGAAGTACGCGGCCAAGCTGCGCTTCCCGGCGGACACCACCGAGTCCGAGCGCGCGGCCCGCATCGACGAGGTGCTGCGCGAGCTCAAGCTCGACATCCACAAGGACAAGAAGATCACCGCGCTCTCGGGTGGTCAGCGCAAGCGCGTGTCCGTGGCCCTGGAGCTGCTCACCAAGCCGTCGCTGATCTTCCTGGACGAGCCCACCTCGGGCCTCGACCCGGGCATGGACCGCGACGTCATGCAGCTGCTGCGCGGCCTCGCCGACGACGGCCGCACGGTCCTCGTCGTCACGCACTCGGTCGCCGAGCTGGCCATCTGCGACAAGCTGCTGGTCATGGCCCCGGGCGGTTCGGTCGCGTACTTCGGCCCGCCGGACGAGGCGCTGAACTTCTTCGGCTACTCCACCTGGGCCGATGTGTTCTCCGCCTTCGAGAGCTACCGCGACTACGACTGGGCCGGCCGCTGGAAGGGCTCGCAGCACTACCAGCTCTACGCCGCCGACATCGACGCGGTCGCCCCGCAGTCGGTGCAGCCCGCCGTGCAGCAGACCCGGCCGCCGAAGCCGCAGGGCTGGGGCTCCCAGCTCTGGACGCTGATGCGCCGCTACATGTCGGTCATCGCGTCCGACAAGGGCTTCATCGGGCTGATGCTGATCCTCCCGGCGGTCCTCGGCGTGGTCTCCGTCGTCATCCCCGCGAAGTTCGGGCTCGCGCCGCCCGTGGCCCCGTCCCGCTTCAACGGCGACGCCGGCACGATCATGCTGATCCTCGCGGTCGGCATGTGCTTCTCGGGCGCCGCGAACTCGGTCCGCGAGCTGATCAAGGAACGCGTGATCTACGAACGCGAGCGCGCGACCGGCCTGTCCCGGTCGGCGTACCTCGCCTCGAAGGTGATCGTCCTCGGGTTCATCACGGCCATCCAGGGCGTGATCATCTGCGCGATCGGCTTCTACCCGCGCGACCTGCCCGCCGAGGGTCTGCTGATGCCGCCGGCCGTGGAGATCTGCCTCTCGGTCATCGCGCTCGGCTTCACGTCCATGATGTTCGGCCTGGTGATCTCCTCGCTGGTGAAGACCGCCGAGAAGACCATGCCGCTGCTCGTCATGTTCGCGATCGTCCAGGTCGTGTTCACCGGCATCCTCTTCCAGGTCTACGACTCCCCGGGCCTGGAGCAGTTCGCCTGGCTGATGCCGTCGCGCTGGGCGATCGCCGCCGCCGGCACCACGCTGAACCTCGGGGTGCTCATGCCGCCGTGGGACGCGGAGAACCCGACCAACACCGACCCGCTCTGGGACGCCACGGCCGGCCAGTGGGGCCTGAACATCACGATCCTGCTGCTCCTCGGCGTCGCGTGCGGCTTCGCCGTCCAGCGTCTGCTGCGCCGCCACGAGCCCGAGGTCATGCGCGCGGGCAAGTAGGCCGGCGGGCAAGTGAGCCGGCGGGCACGCCGGTGATCGAACACGCACGAACGCCTCAGGGCGGCTCCGGAACACCGGGGCCGCCCTGAGGCGCATGGGGGGCTGGAAGGACGCCAGAGGCCTAGTAGGCGCTGTTGACGTTGTCCATGGAGCCGTAGCGGTCGGCCGCGTAGTTGCAGGCCGCGACGATGTTGGCGACCGGGTCGTACAGGTCGAACTTGGTGCCCTTGACGTGGTACGCCTTGAAGGTCGGGGCGATGACCTGGAGCAGACCCTTGCTGGGGATGCCGTTCTGGGCGTTGATGTCCCAGTTGTTGATCGCCATCGGGTTACCGCTGGACTCGCGCATGATGTTCTTGTGGATCCCGGCGTAGGTGCCCGGAATGCCCTCCCGCTTCATGATGAAGAGGGCTTCCTTGATCCAGCCGTCCAGGTTGTTCGCGAAGACCGGCGCGCGGTTCGCGGAACGGCTGGCGGCCGCCTTCTGCTCGCGGTCCTTCTTCGCGTCCGCCTCGGCCTTGGCCTTCGCGGCTGTGTCCTTGGCGGCCTGGGCGGCCTGGGCGGCCTTCGCGACCTTGGCCTGCTGGTCCGCGACGACCTGCTGAACGGTGAGGTGCTGCTGCACGGCCTGCGTCTGCGCGCCGTCGACGACCTTGGACCAGGCGACCGGGGCAGCGGCGACGACCGTCTGCGTCTCGGCGGCGTTGGCCGGCACGAGGGAGAAGGCGAGGGCCGCGGCGCCCAGGGTGGCTACACCGGCGACGGAAAGCTTGTGGGCCTTCGTCAGACGACGACTGTGGCCGGGAGTGGTGGTCTCGGTCATGAGTAGCAACCTCTTCGAATAGCGGGGGCCGCAGGAAAGCGCCTGCCGGATCCGAGATCCGCGGCGCTGTGCGGCGAGAGCAATTCTTAGCGGTGGCAAAATCCTGTGGCAAAGGTGTGACGTACGATCCCGCTTAGTGGATCAGGGCCCGCGACCGGGCCCCGATTTCGGGGCCCGGTGCATACGAAACCAGCGCTAACAGGGTCCTTACGCGTCCACTAGGGAGCTTCGTAAGTGATGTGCGTCCTATGTGCGGGCTCACATCGGGCATGTATCAATCTCACCAACCGTTGCGGCAGCAATCCACTCAGTGACCGTTCTCATCCTTGAGTAGCAGATGAACGTCTCCGAACTCATGCCAAAGGCACAGGTTCGCTACGGCTGAGGCGTACCCGCGCAGTACGGCCTCCCGTCCGGCCACCGCCTCCAGCATCAGCAGGTGCGAGGCCTCGGGCTCGTGCAGCCCGGTCAGCAGCCCGTCCACCACCCGCACCCCGCGCTCCGGCGTCACGACGAGGCCGGTCCAGCCCCCGGCGGCCCGCACCACCCCGTCCCCGCCGGCGGCCGACTCCAGCGCCCGCACCGCCGTGGTCCCCACCCCGATCACCCGCCCGCCCGCCGCCTTCGCCGCGTTCACCAGCCGGGCCGTGACCGCGGGCACCTCGTACCGCTCCGGGTACGGCGGCTCGTGCGCCTCCTGGGAGGCCACCCCCGTGTGCAGGGTCAGCGGGGCCAACAGCACCCCCCGGCGCACCAGCTCCGCCACCAGCTCCGCCGTGAAGGGCCGGCCCGCGCTCGGCATCTCC
Protein-coding sequences here:
- a CDS encoding CynX/NimT family MFS transporter, with product MPDEEVQTLNRPQAARTAAPRSLPAPAAAPQPAWLGPVLLVGIVLAALNLRPAITSLGALFEETREGLGMSGTVAGLVTSVPALCFAVFGVTAPRLSRRFGPAAVVCAGMAAVAAGLLIRPFATNAAGFLAASALTLAGIALTNVLLPVIVKRWFPDRVGTMTGLYSMALAAGTSLAAAATVPMTRGLGGSWRTGLLVWAFLALVAVLPWLAIAAAARKEKAAATGVPAARPDAGPGVVRSRTAWALACYFGLQATGAYITMGWLPQIFRDAGVSASTAGILLAVTMVMGVPLAFIIPGLAGRMKNQGPIAVVLGLFGLAGYLGLYFAPAAGAWAWVLMLGVSNCAFPLVITMIGLRAKSPAGVVKLSAFAQSTGYLISIPGPLVVGVLYQHSGGWDLPLALMAGLLVPQIVLGILAGRDRTIEDECGMRD
- a CDS encoding SGM_5486 family transporter-associated protein, translated to MSPVLEPNPQNGHRKLGLVLGAMLLVTVVIAVIATLASP
- a CDS encoding SixA phosphatase family protein, with protein sequence MSADTPRRIVLLRHAKAEWSDGTDHDRPLAERGRHDAPAAGQKLAQTGITFDLALCSSAARTRETWKLAVQELPHRPKTTYEERLYEASLGELIALVNETSDEVENLLVIGHNPGMHALADALAGSAQGDALARMNRSGFPTSGIAVVSFTGSWKSVEHGVGTLLDFWTPHG
- the serB gene encoding phosphoserine phosphatase SerB, producing the protein MSASQTSDVPTLLVKIFGKDRPGITAGLFDTLAAYSVDVVDIEQVVTRGRIVLCALVTHPTAGTEGELRATVHSWAESLKLQAEILSGTGDNRPRGSGRSHVTVLGHPLTAESTAAIAARITSTGGNIDRIFRLAKYPVTAVEFAVSGTATEPLRTALATAAAQIGVDVAVVSAGLHRRAQRLVVMDVDSTLIQDEVIELFAAHAGCEAEVAEVTERAMRGELDFEQSLHARVALLAGLDASVVDKVRSEVRLTPGARTLIRTLKRLGYQVGVVSGGFTQVTDDLRERLGLDFASANTLEIVDGKLTGKVTGEIVDRAGKARLLRRFAAEAGVPLAQTVAIGDGANDLDMLNAAGLGVAFCAKPVVRQAAHTAVNVPFLDAVLYLLGITREEVEAADLA
- a CDS encoding glycosyltransferase family 39 protein, which gives rise to MTRTDHAARTETERPPPPGPRSSALRARRALRQGPAAALVWLLPALATLGAGLYRISTPVLWHDELATLTVVRRPVGALLAMLQNVDAVHGAYYLLLHYWIGLFGDSPAMLRLPTVLAMAASAACAALAGKRMFGARAGLTGGLLFALIPSVTRYAQEARSYAFVVLVAAAALLLLLRALERPGPVRWLCYGASVAAAGYFHLVSLVFLGAHAVGVALYWWKERSQWRIPVGFVLAAGLGVACTYPLITLGEGQAGRQIGWIAKPRPGDLAEVWPQIFSSTAMAAVLFLAAALAWGSDRRRSVLFGTVSALLPVLALWAISQRADVSYFMPKYLFFVLPAWAVLAGAGLALVRVRGTVAALLAVVVLVAPDHVAVHGPLSHGAYTYPEPVTWFTPLDYRAAAEIVAAGYKPGDAAAYGQQQFSPWWGVDTGVAYYLPSRVHLRDMLTGQSGEQLNDLWPTLSTDPAATLDAVAPPRIWLVSKDDGGDPFSTLPPPYAKVLQDRYAQKSYRQVSGISVALLVHR
- a CDS encoding ABC transporter ATP-binding protein/permease gives rise to the protein MPELVLELNGRTWTLDSSRSYSLGRDPQGDVVIDDARVSWRHATIAWNGRGWGIEDHGSTNGTYVRGARVQHAELVPGTPVHLGNATDGPRLNPVAGAAAPAPQPAAAQAYAQQPQAQQAQPQAWEQQVQQAPPFPQQQAQQPHQAQPFPQQQAQQHQPPQQQGGGGTPGYGDHRSPTTFHQLALGHVMRIGRALENELVVSDLQVSRHHAEFHSMPGGRFEIRDLGSHNGTYVNGQPLAKSGTALLGPNDIVGVGHSTFRIVGDRLEEFVDTGDVSFSARHLTVTVDGGKQILKDVTFGVPEKSLIGVIGPSGSGKSTLLKALTGYRPANQGDVLYDNRNLYKQFAELRQRIGLVPQDDILHKELRVRTALKYAAKLRFPADTTESERAARIDEVLRELKLDIHKDKKITALSGGQRKRVSVALELLTKPSLIFLDEPTSGLDPGMDRDVMQLLRGLADDGRTVLVVTHSVAELAICDKLLVMAPGGSVAYFGPPDEALNFFGYSTWADVFSAFESYRDYDWAGRWKGSQHYQLYAADIDAVAPQSVQPAVQQTRPPKPQGWGSQLWTLMRRYMSVIASDKGFIGLMLILPAVLGVVSVVIPAKFGLAPPVAPSRFNGDAGTIMLILAVGMCFSGAANSVRELIKERVIYERERATGLSRSAYLASKVIVLGFITAIQGVIICAIGFYPRDLPAEGLLMPPAVEICLSVIALGFTSMMFGLVISSLVKTAEKTMPLLVMFAIVQVVFTGILFQVYDSPGLEQFAWLMPSRWAIAAAGTTLNLGVLMPPWDAENPTNTDPLWDATAGQWGLNITILLLLGVACGFAVQRLLRRHEPEVMRAGK
- a CDS encoding transglycosylase SLT domain-containing protein — protein: MTETTTPGHSRRLTKAHKLSVAGVATLGAAALAFSLVPANAAETQTVVAAAPVAWSKVVDGAQTQAVQQHLTVQQVVADQQAKVAKAAQAAQAAKDTAAKAKAEADAKKDREQKAAASRSANRAPVFANNLDGWIKEALFIMKREGIPGTYAGIHKNIMRESSGNPMAINNWDINAQNGIPSKGLLQVIAPTFKAYHVKGTKFDLYDPVANIVAACNYAADRYGSMDNVNSAY